GGACCGGGCGGCGCTCGACCGGTTGCTGGGCGTGGTCATGGCGGCGCGGGGGACGGGCCGCACGCCGATTTTCCTCAAGGTCGCGCCCGATCTCGAACCGGCGGATGTGGAGGACATCGCGGCGGCCTGCATCGACCATCGCATCGACGGGTTGATCGTGTCCAACACCACCCTCTCGCGGCCCGCCCTGCGATCGCCCCATGCGGGCGAGACGGGCGGCCTGTCGGGCGCACCGCTGCATGACCTGTCGCTGCAACGCCTGCGCGACTTCCGCCGGCTGCTGGGCGCGCGTCTGCCCTTGATCGGGGTGGGCGGCATATCCAGCGCCGGGCAGGCCTATGCGCGCATCCGCGCGGGCGCGAGCCTGATCCAGCTTTACAGCGCGCTGGTCTATGAAGGGCCGTATCTGGCAAAGCGCATCAACGCGGGGCTCAAGACACTGCTCGCGAGGGATGGCTTCCAGACAGTGGGAGACGCGGTGGGCGCGGACGCCTGATGGGACGGACAGGCTTGCGGCGAAAAAAGCAGGCGATAGGGTGAGTGCCATGACTCCCCGCCTGTTCGGCCTGCTGGCCCCGATCGCCCTTGTCGCCCTGTCTCCCGCGCCATTGCCGGCGCGTGAGCCGGTCCCGGTCAATGCCACCGTTTCCGCCGCCGATCCGCGCGCGGCGCAGGCCGGGCAGGAGATCCTGCGCAAGGGCGGCAGCGCCACCGACGCCGCCATCGCGATGATGCTGGCGCTCAATGTCGTGGAACCGCACAATAGCGGGATCGGCGGCGGCGGCTTCCTGATGCATCATGACGGCGCGACCGGCGCGCTCGAATCCATCGACGGGCGGGAAACCGCCCCCGCCGCCGCCCGCCCCGACCGCTTCATGGGCGCGGACGGGCAGCCCCTTTCCTTCCGGGATGCCTGGCCGGGCGGTTATTCGGTCGGCGTGCCGGGCAATCTGCGCCTGGCATGGGACGCCCATCGCAAATGGGGCAAGCTCCCCTGGGCCGACCTGTTCCAGCCCGCCATCCGCCTGGCCGAAGAGGGGTTCGAAGTCCGCCAGCGGCTGGACAGCGCGATGAAGGCGGTCGCGCCGGTCTGGGCCGACTTCCCTGAAATCCGGAAATATTTCTGGATCGACGGCAAGCCCGCGCCCATCGGCACGATCCTCAGGAATCCGCCGCTCGCCGCGCTGTTCCGGCGCATCGCCGCCGAAGGGCCGGACGCCTTTTATCTGGGCGACAATGCGAAGGCGATCGCGCAGACCGTCACCCACGCGCCGAAAAACCCCGTGCCGATGACGCAGGCCGACCTTGCCGCCTATCAGGCCAAGCCGCGCAAGCCGGTATGCGGTCCTTATCGCGTCTATACCGTCTGCGGCATGGGTCCGGCATCGGCGGGCGGCGTCACCGTGTTGCAGCTTCTGGGCATGGTGGAACGCTTCCCGCTTTCCCGATGGGGCAAGGAGGATGTCCGGTCCTGGCATGTGATCGGCGAGGCGATGCAGCTGGCCTATGCCGATCGCGACACATGGCTGGGCGATCCGGATTTCGTGTCCGTGCCCATCGCGAGCCTGATCGATCCCGCCTATCTGAAGCAGCGTTCCGCCCTCATTTCCCCGCGCAAGGCCCGGAACGACTACCAGCCCGGCCAACCGCAGGGCGCGCAGCCGCGCACGGCCTCCCTCCCCCAGCCGGAATCGGGCACCAGCCATTTCGTCGCCGTGGACCGCCAGGGGGACATCGCCGCCTGGACCTCCACCATCGAAAGCTTCTTCGGCAGCCAGTTGATCGCCAACGGCGTGATCCTGAACAATGAACTCACCGATTTCAGCTTCACGCCGGAAAAGAACGGCGCGCCCGTCGCCAATCGCGTGGAGCCGGGCAAGCGGCCGCTCTCCTCCATGTCGCCCACCATCGTCTATGACGCGGCGGGCACGCCCATCTTCACGGTGGGCGCCGCCGGGGGCAGGACCATCATCATGCAGGTTGCCAAGGCGCTGATCGCGCATCTCGACTGGGGGCTTTCCGCGCAGGATTCGATCGCACTCGGCCTTGAATATTTCAACGGCGATGGGCTGGTGCTGGAGCAGGGCACCGCGCTGGAGGCGATGAAAGCCCCGCTGGAGCGTATGGGCCACCGCGTCACCATCTCGCGCCTCGGCCTCAAGGCCAATGCGGCGCAGCGGCTCCCGGACGGCCGCTGGGTCGGAGCCGCCGATCCGCGCAGCCCCGGCGTATCCTTGCAGGAGTGAGGATCAGCCCTTGAGGTCCAGCCCTTCCACGTTGAACCGGAAGGGAAAGGTCTGGTCGTCCTTGCCCACGGCCAGGTCGACCTTCACCGTCCTGGATTTCGCGATGGCTTCATAGGCGTTTTGCGAAGGCATGATCTCGATCCCGTCATTGGTGTCGGCCATGCGCCCTTTCCAGCGATGTTCCTTGCCGTCGTCCGTCGTCGCCGTCACCGCGCAATCGGACAGGTCGCAGCGGAACGGCGCGCCGACGAGCTTCACGGTCACATTCTTCTCGCCGTTCGACATGGGCTGCACCAGCAGCACGGAGAAGGTGTCGGGGGCGGTCATGGTCTGCACCGTGTTGATGCTGCCGATATAGGCGACCTTCGCCTTGCCGCCCTCGCCGCCACTTTCATATTTCCACGTCTGGCCGATCTGCTCGCGCTGGGTCGGCTCCTTGTCGCCGGATGAGCAGGCCGCCATCAGCCCAAGGGCCGCACCGAGGGTCGTCAAAGTCACGAAGGCGCGCATCGCCTTTCTCCTTCCGTTATCCTGTTACGGAAGGCCAACGTCCGGGCGGAATGCGCGGTTTCGGGGATCAGCCGCCGTAGCGACGAGCCGTTTCCCTGATGAGAGCAATCATGTTCGGAATGCCCTGCGTCCGGTTGGAGCTGAGCTGGTTGCGCAGGTCGAACGGGGCCAGCGCGCCTTCGATGTCCGTCGCGCCGATGTCCTGCGGCGTCCGG
This genomic window from Sphingobium cloacae contains:
- the ggt gene encoding gamma-glutamyltransferase, yielding MTPRLFGLLAPIALVALSPAPLPAREPVPVNATVSAADPRAAQAGQEILRKGGSATDAAIAMMLALNVVEPHNSGIGGGGFLMHHDGATGALESIDGRETAPAAARPDRFMGADGQPLSFRDAWPGGYSVGVPGNLRLAWDAHRKWGKLPWADLFQPAIRLAEEGFEVRQRLDSAMKAVAPVWADFPEIRKYFWIDGKPAPIGTILRNPPLAALFRRIAAEGPDAFYLGDNAKAIAQTVTHAPKNPVPMTQADLAAYQAKPRKPVCGPYRVYTVCGMGPASAGGVTVLQLLGMVERFPLSRWGKEDVRSWHVIGEAMQLAYADRDTWLGDPDFVSVPIASLIDPAYLKQRSALISPRKARNDYQPGQPQGAQPRTASLPQPESGTSHFVAVDRQGDIAAWTSTIESFFGSQLIANGVILNNELTDFSFTPEKNGAPVANRVEPGKRPLSSMSPTIVYDAAGTPIFTVGAAGGRTIIMQVAKALIAHLDWGLSAQDSIALGLEYFNGDGLVLEQGTALEAMKAPLERMGHRVTISRLGLKANAAQRLPDGRWVGAADPRSPGVSLQE